Proteins encoded within one genomic window of Tautonia rosea:
- a CDS encoding ABC transporter permease → MGRVWRSVNLGVKSLLLHKLRSSLTILGVVFGVAAVIMMLAVGEGAARDAQEQIAQLGATNIIYRSVKPSQDAQSQKSGGRPSRVLNYGLKYDDFDRILATVPTITKALPIREIKREVRRSNNAMEARVVGTTHDYQEFNRLQIERGRFLLPSDNEHYENYCVLAAETARTLFPFENPLRQSIKIGSDYYTVVGVTKPRGSTAAIGGSMAAQEYDKDVYIPLNTCRARFGERILSSRAGSQEAEETQLSQITLQVKEIDEVPMTAPVIEAAVQPFHEDKKDVDMVVPYELLEQAKRQAAIFSLVLGSIAAISLIVGGIGIMNIMLATVTERTREIGIRRALGAKRRDITQQFLIETVVLSGIGGLIGVAIGVFVPPLITQFSEIKAVVTPSSVMLSFGVSVLVGIVAGLYPANRAAKMDPIEALRHE, encoded by the coding sequence ATGGGACGCGTCTGGCGAAGCGTGAATTTGGGGGTAAAAAGCCTCCTCCTGCACAAACTCCGATCGTCGTTGACGATCCTTGGGGTCGTCTTTGGTGTGGCCGCCGTCATCATGATGCTGGCTGTCGGTGAAGGGGCTGCTCGAGACGCCCAGGAGCAAATCGCGCAACTCGGTGCAACAAATATCATTTACCGATCGGTCAAGCCAAGCCAGGATGCCCAGAGCCAGAAGTCGGGGGGGCGTCCGTCTCGGGTCTTGAACTACGGCCTGAAATACGATGATTTCGATCGGATCCTTGCCACCGTTCCCACGATCACCAAGGCATTGCCGATCCGAGAAATCAAGCGAGAAGTGCGGCGCTCGAACAACGCGATGGAAGCTCGGGTCGTTGGCACGACGCACGACTATCAGGAATTCAATCGCCTTCAGATTGAGCGTGGTCGGTTCCTTCTCCCTTCAGATAACGAGCACTATGAAAATTACTGCGTGCTCGCGGCCGAAACGGCTCGAACCCTCTTTCCCTTCGAGAATCCGCTTCGACAGTCGATCAAGATCGGTTCCGACTACTACACGGTCGTCGGTGTGACCAAACCTCGAGGTTCGACCGCAGCGATCGGCGGGAGTATGGCCGCTCAGGAGTACGACAAGGACGTCTATATTCCGCTGAACACCTGCCGAGCCCGCTTCGGTGAGCGAATTCTTTCGAGCCGAGCCGGTTCTCAGGAGGCTGAGGAGACACAGCTGTCTCAGATCACGCTTCAGGTCAAGGAAATCGATGAGGTTCCGATGACCGCTCCCGTCATCGAGGCGGCGGTTCAGCCGTTCCACGAGGATAAGAAGGACGTCGACATGGTCGTCCCGTACGAACTCCTCGAGCAGGCCAAACGGCAGGCAGCGATCTTCAGCCTTGTGCTCGGCTCGATTGCTGCGATCTCGCTGATCGTTGGCGGTATCGGCATCATGAACATCATGCTCGCCACCGTGACCGAGCGGACCCGGGAGATCGGGATTCGTCGCGCCTTGGGAGCCAAGCGCCGTGACATCACGCAGCAGTTTCTCATCGAGACGGTGGTGCTCTCGGGAATTGGTGGCCTCATTGGAGTCGCCATTGGTGTCTTTGTCCCCCCGCTGATCACCCAGTTCTCCGAGATCAAGGCGGTCGTAACTCCCAGCTCCGTGATGCTCTCGTTTGGTGTCTCGGTGCTTGTCGGCATCGTTGCCGGCCTGTACCCCGCCAATCGAGCGGCCAAGATGGACCCGATCGAGGCCCTCCGGCATGAATAA
- a CDS encoding ABC transporter ATP-binding protein, protein MGDQLDSSRVQPIVRLRDIRKQYVMGKASSRQEAIIVHALRGVSVDFYPGEYVAIMGASGSGKSTMLNLLGCLDRPTSGQYLLGNQDVANLSDDDLSEVRSRFIGFIFQAYNLIQQYTVHENIQLPLTYQGSGKLTQEDEDRTLELAEMVGLGSRMDHRPNQLSGGQQQRVAIARSLINDPYIILADEATGNLDSATSDEIMAMLERLNQAGKTIIMVTHEDDIAEHARRVIRMRDGQIISDAPSDRMKDAPPEVVGLGLGTGLPGSQLAPV, encoded by the coding sequence ATGGGCGATCAGCTGGACTCATCCCGAGTCCAGCCGATCGTCCGGCTTCGGGACATTCGCAAGCAGTACGTCATGGGGAAAGCCTCCAGTCGCCAGGAGGCAATCATCGTTCATGCGCTCCGAGGCGTTTCAGTCGACTTTTACCCGGGCGAGTACGTGGCCATCATGGGAGCGTCGGGCTCTGGGAAAAGCACGATGCTCAACCTGCTTGGCTGCCTCGACCGCCCAACGAGTGGTCAGTATCTGCTCGGTAATCAGGACGTTGCGAACCTCAGCGACGACGACCTTTCGGAAGTCCGGAGTCGATTTATCGGCTTCATCTTTCAGGCGTACAATCTCATTCAGCAGTACACTGTGCATGAAAATATTCAGCTACCGCTGACGTACCAGGGGTCAGGGAAGCTGACTCAGGAAGACGAGGATCGGACCCTGGAACTGGCCGAAATGGTTGGTCTGGGTTCCCGAATGGACCACCGACCGAATCAGCTTTCCGGTGGTCAGCAGCAGCGTGTGGCCATCGCCCGTTCCCTGATTAATGATCCGTATATCATTCTTGCAGACGAGGCGACCGGGAACCTGGACAGCGCGACCAGCGATGAGATCATGGCGATGCTTGAACGGCTCAATCAGGCCGGAAAGACCATCATCATGGTTACTCACGAAGACGACATCGCCGAGCATGCCCGACGCGTTATCCGGATGAGGGATGGTCAGATCATTTCTGACGCCCCGAGCGACCGGATGAAAGACGCGCCGCCAGAGGTCGTCGGCCTCGGACTCGGCACCGGTTTGCCGGGTTCGCAACTCGCCCCTGTCTGA
- a CDS encoding efflux RND transporter periplasmic adaptor subunit, translated as MAAAVVGTGGYFALTSTDEVGGSTLSTLPGLSKWLAPAAPTVLTYESKKGPLVVTVRERGNLESTNNLESKSEVEGQTTIIMILPEGTRVVKDQLVCELDSAALKDNLANQQIATERAQADYQNAIKTREVAEINVREYIEGVYPQEEKTIMGEIKLAQSELERSKDRLNWSEDMLKLGYISQAQNLSDKYDLQRAEFNLDQAEKRLEVLKEYTFEKQIKSLEGDVEKARADELAKQSTFELEKEKEERLRRMIEKCKIYAPGNGIVVYHQEEGRWGSQDGPSIMEGATVRERQTIFKLPDIDNMQVNTKVHESMIDKVKPGMSSRIRVDAFPNNELVGSVMEVKPLPDPTSFFSSDVKVYTTLVKINNTNEGLRPGMTAEVTILIARLEDVLSVPVQAIIEYGGAHHVWVYQGDGKWDNRVVKVGMTNTKYVEITEGLEEGERVALNPRAIMTEAENRDAFGAGGERKGSEELGNWSDEEAASAKTASEQPSAREAAKAEGGAPGAGGGRPNPAMFQKFQNISPEDRQKLRDASDDERKAIMKKAGFTDAEIQQMDQMRQSMGAGGGGGFGGGGGFGGGGRPGGGGGPGGGGPQQ; from the coding sequence ATGGCCGCGGCCGTGGTCGGTACCGGAGGCTATTTCGCACTCACATCGACGGATGAGGTCGGCGGCTCCACGCTGTCGACCTTGCCCGGCCTCTCGAAGTGGCTTGCTCCGGCGGCACCGACGGTCCTGACCTACGAGTCGAAAAAAGGCCCCTTGGTCGTCACCGTTCGCGAAAGAGGGAATCTGGAGAGTACCAACAACCTCGAATCCAAGAGCGAGGTCGAGGGGCAGACAACCATCATCATGATCCTCCCCGAGGGAACTCGGGTCGTGAAGGATCAACTCGTCTGCGAGCTCGACTCGGCCGCCTTGAAGGACAACCTGGCCAATCAGCAGATCGCTACAGAGCGAGCCCAGGCTGATTACCAGAATGCCATCAAGACTCGAGAGGTCGCCGAGATCAATGTTCGTGAATACATTGAGGGCGTTTACCCGCAAGAAGAAAAAACCATCATGGGCGAGATCAAGCTCGCTCAGTCAGAATTGGAACGCTCGAAGGACCGGCTCAACTGGTCGGAAGACATGCTGAAGCTTGGTTACATCAGTCAGGCCCAGAACCTGAGCGACAAGTACGACTTGCAGCGAGCCGAGTTCAATCTGGACCAGGCTGAGAAGCGTCTTGAGGTGCTCAAGGAATACACCTTCGAGAAGCAGATCAAATCACTCGAAGGTGACGTCGAAAAGGCTCGGGCCGACGAACTGGCCAAGCAATCGACCTTCGAGCTGGAGAAGGAGAAGGAAGAGCGTCTCCGCCGGATGATCGAGAAGTGCAAGATTTACGCTCCTGGCAACGGGATTGTTGTCTATCACCAGGAAGAAGGCCGCTGGGGCAGCCAGGACGGGCCCTCGATCATGGAAGGCGCGACCGTCCGAGAGCGGCAGACCATCTTCAAGCTGCCGGACATCGACAACATGCAGGTGAACACCAAGGTTCATGAGTCGATGATCGATAAGGTCAAGCCAGGCATGAGTTCCCGGATCCGAGTCGATGCCTTCCCGAATAACGAGTTGGTCGGCTCTGTTATGGAGGTCAAGCCGCTTCCCGACCCGACGAGCTTCTTCAGCTCCGATGTGAAGGTCTACACGACTCTCGTCAAAATCAACAATACGAATGAAGGGCTTCGCCCCGGCATGACCGCCGAGGTGACGATCCTCATCGCCCGCCTGGAGGATGTCCTGAGCGTTCCTGTCCAGGCGATCATTGAATACGGCGGTGCTCATCACGTCTGGGTCTATCAGGGTGATGGGAAATGGGACAATCGGGTGGTGAAGGTCGGGATGACCAACACCAAGTACGTCGAGATTACCGAAGGGCTTGAAGAAGGCGAGCGCGTCGCCCTGAACCCTCGGGCAATCATGACCGAAGCTGAGAATCGTGACGCCTTCGGCGCTGGTGGCGAACGTAAGGGCTCTGAGGAACTCGGCAACTGGAGTGACGAGGAGGCTGCTTCGGCCAAAACCGCCAGCGAACAGCCCTCGGCTCGTGAAGCGGCCAAGGCTGAGGGTGGGGCCCCTGGTGCGGGGGGCGGTCGGCCCAATCCGGCGATGTTCCAGAAGTTCCAGAACATTAGCCCTGAAGATCGTCAGAAACTCCGCGATGCCTCCGACGATGAGCGTAAGGCCATCATGAAAAAAGCCGGCTTTACCGACGCCGAGATTCAGCAAATGGATCAGATGCGTCAGAGCATGGGAGCCGGTGGCGGTGGCGGCTTCGGCGGGGGTGGCGGCTTCGGTGGTGGAGGACGTCCTGGTGGCGGTGGCGGTCCAGGGGGTGGAGGGCCGCAACAGTGA